CGTCTTCCAGTGAGCAGGTGCAGGGATGGCGACGTTGACCGCGTGGTCGATGCGCCCGGCGCGGATGTCGGCGATGCGCACCATGCCGGCGGAGTTCGCCAGTCCTGTCGCGGTCGAGCCCCAGTTTCCTTCGAAGATCCCGTCGGACGTCGAGGCGTCGTCGATCCGGCCGCCCCAGCACGCGTACCAGCCGTCCGTGCGCCTCTCCATGCGCCAGAACTCCCACAGTTGGTCGGTGCCTGGGGAGTAGACGGAGAGGGCGGCGTCGCGCCCGACGGCCGGAACCGCGCCGTTCGGGACAGGAACCGACCCGAAGATCGTGTTCCAGCCGCTGGGCGTGTAGCCCTTGTTCTGACAGTCGTGGAAGCGCACCGGCACTCGTGGTACTTCGGGGCCTGCCTCGTAGTAGCTGTTGTTGTACTGCCACACGTTGAGGGACGCGACGCCGCCGTAGAGGTCGGCGAAGGATGCGCGGAGGTGCGCCGCCATGGCGGCGCTCTCCGGATGGAGCGGCGCTGTCCGGACATCCGCCGTCCAGACACGGCTCTTCGCGAACGTGTAGGCAGCGGACGACGCGACAGGGCTCGGGCTCACCGTCGGGGACGGACTCACCGTCGGGGACGGACTCACCGTCGGGGACGGACTCACCGTCGGGGACGGACTCACCGTCGGGGACGGACTCACCGTCGGGGACGGACTCACCGTCGGGGACGGACTCACCGTCGGGGACGGGCTCGGCCTCTTGCCCGGCTTCTTGGTGGGCGCCGCCATGCGCGCGTACTGCCCCTCGGCCCAACTGGACGCGACGACATGCCGGCGCGCGCGAGAGCCGGAGGTGGAGTCGCTCGCCGACGACATCCACGCGGCGACTCGCGAGTCGCTGGAAGCCGCCCAAGAGGCAACAGGGGAAGCGGCCGACGCCTCGGACAACTGGCTCGTCGGGGCCATCGCCGTCGCCTCGGCGGCCGACGTCGGCGTCGAGCCAGGAAGCACGGCCCCCGCGGCCGACCCGAGGCCGGAGGACGGCGCCACACCTGCGCGCGGCGCCGTCGCATCAGCCCACCGCGCGATCTGGAGGAGACGCGCCGGCCCGCTCGAGCCCTCGGGCATGAAGACCTCTTCCGACTGCGCAGTCGCTGCCCCAGCAACGAGGGAGCCAGCGGTCACGGTGGCGAGCAGAGTGGCAACGAGGGCAGTGCGACGTGGAGGCATGAGGAGACGTCCATCTCGAGCAGGGGGTGGTCTCCCCTGAAGGACGGTCGAACCACGGCGCGACGGGAGCACTGCGACGGCGGACCACCCGCGATGAGGAGGCCGTTGGACGCATCGTCATCGTGAGGCCCCACGGCTGCCGAGCGTTGGGCCGGTGGGGCGACACACTCGGCTACCAACGGGACGCACCGTGTCCATGTGAACGGCGATGGGCCTCCGCGCGCTCCTGTCGGTTAGCCTCGAGGGCGGCGCGGACGGTGCGGACTGCGGCAGATCCATCACCGAGCCGACCGTCGAGCCCCTTGGAGCCGCACATGACGCAGCAATGGCCGAGCGCCTACGCCGAGCCGCCCGGCGAGCAGGGCCCCGGCGCTCTCCGGCGTCACGGGGAACGCCTTCTCCGTCGCTGGTACATCAGCGCCCCGCTCGTTCTCGTCGGCGCGGCCGTCGGCGTCGCCGCTGCGGCGGCAGCGCCGCCGTCCTACACCGCGGAGGCGCGGCTGGTGGTCGGTGGTCAGACGCTCGAGGCACGCTCCGTGCCCGGCGTGGTCTTCGCGACTCAAGAGCTTGCCGAGAGCTACTCGCGCTTCGTGGACGACGCGGCCGCGACGGGACGCGTGCAGGAGCTGGTCGGGATCCAGACCAGCGAAACGATCACCTCGGTGAGCGCGTCGCCGATCCCTGAGTCGAGCGTCATGATCGTCGAGGTGAGCGGCAGCGACGCGGAGGACGCGCAGCGGACAGCACAGGCGCTGTCGGAGGCGCTCGTCGACCAGGTCTCGGGCGTCTCGACGCAGGACGAGGCGGAAGGGGCTCTCGCGCGCTACGAGGAGCTGAGTACGGAGGCGTCGCAGCTGCAGGCGGAGATCGCGAGCCTCGAAGCCGACCTCGCCCAGCTCGGCACGAGTGGCGCGGGGGGGGCTCGGGGTCCGGAGGCGGATGTCCTTCGTGCTGAGGTCGCCGCCGCACAGTCACGCCTGAGCGTCCTGACGCTGCGGCAGGAGGCGGCCGGTGACCGGTACCTCGAGCTCACCACCACCGACCAGGTGAGCCTGACCCTCGTCCGGGACGCCGAGGTGGTTGCGGATGGACGTTCCCTGCTTCTCCTGCTCGGTGGTGTCGTCGGCGCTGCCGCGGGCCTCGCCGTCGCACTGGCGTTGGCCGCTCGGAGGCAGGCCGCCGGTCCCCGGCTGGTGCGTCACCAGGTAGCCCCCGGCGGCCCGGCACGCTCGCCGCAGCGCCCGACCGAGGACACCTCCGGGTCCCGCGTCGAAGGTGGCGACGCGGCCGCCGTCGTCAGCGTGGACGATGGCGTCTCGCCCTCCGAGGACGACCCCTTCGACGCCCTGCGGGGCGAGCGCCCCGGCGAGGTGTCTGGCCGCCGATGACCACGGGTGTCGTCTCGGGCGACCGGTCAGAGGTGGAAGAGGCGGCCGTTCGCCAGGGCCTGCCCCTGTACGTCTGGGCGTTCACGCTCCTCGTCCCGCTCAGCATGTTCACCGGCCAGGCAGGGGCCCTTGGCGTCCCGCTCCCGCTCGACAGGTTGGTCCTGGCGACGGGTATCGGCCTCCTCATCCTCACGCCGGCCGCGTGGTCCCGCCTCCGGCTGCGCCCGGTCCACGTCGTCATGGGCGTTGCCGTGGCGGGGATCGCGCTGTCCGCGGCCGCCACCGGCGTCCTGCTGGACCAAGTGGCGCTGTTCGCCCTGCTCGACCGGGTGCTCGTGCCCTTTCTGCTCTTCGCCCTCGCGCCAGTGGTGTGGTCCACGCCGCGACGGCGTGCGCTGCTCGTCAAGGTGGTCGTCGTCACGGGGCTGTACCTCGGGACCACCGCGCTGCTGGAGATGGTGGCGCCGCAGCTGGTATGGCCGGCCTACATCGTCGATCCGGAGGTCGGCATCCAGTACGGCCGGGCGCGGGGACCCTTCGTCGCCTCCGAGGCGGCGGGACTCGTCCTCGGCATGGCGGGGGCCGTGAGCGCCCTCGGCGTCGCGCGCCTGCACGGGACGTGGCGGTCACTCGCCGGCCTGTCGGTCCTGCTCTGCACCATCGGCACCGCCCTCACCCTCACCCGCTCGATCTGGCTCGGCACCGTGCTGGGGCTGCTGGCGGTGTGCGTCCTCGAGCGCCGACTGCGCCTGCCGGCTCTCGTGCTCACGGTGTCGACGGCACTCGTGGGCGTCGTGGTCGTCGCCTCCGTCCCGACCCTGCAGGAGTCCTTCACCGACCGTGCCACGACCTCGCGGTCCCTCTTCGACCGTGCCAACACCAACGCCGCGGGGCTCAGAGTCGTCGAGGACCGGCCGCTGACCGGCCTCGGCTGGACTCGCTTCGCGGCCGGGGAGGGCATGGACTACATCCGACAGGCCGACGACTACCCGTTGACCAATGTGCGCATCGAGATCCACAACGTGCCGCTGTCGCGGGCGGCGGAGACGGGCCTGCCGGTGGCCCTGGCGTACGTCGTCGCCGTCCTGCTCTCCCTCGTCACGCCGCTGCTGCGACACTACGACGGGGAGCAGCACGGCTGGCGCCTCGTGGCGGTCGCGAGCGTCCTCATGTGGCTGACGGCCGCGATGCTGAGCCCAGTCCCGTACCCGACCGCCAACTACCTCGTATGGCTGCTCGCGGGCGTTGCGGCGGCACCGGTCCTCACGCGGGACGGCGGGGACCCGTGGGCCGCCGTCCGGCCGCTCAGTCCCCCGACGCCCGCGAGGTGAGGGTCCGCCACATGTCTGCGACCTCACGCCGCACGCGGGGCCACGCGGCGGCGAGAAGCACCCCGACGGCCGCAGCGACGGACCCGGCCACGAGCACGGTGACGACCGCCCCCTGCTCGTCGAGCAGGAGGGCGCTGCCGAGCGCGGCCCCGGCCATGGCAGCTGCGACGAGGAAGGGGCGCACCACCGAGCCGATGACGTCGACGAGCGAGACCGGCGTCCCCCGTCCGGCGAGGTAAAGCCCGACGGGCGCGAGGGCCACGCCGATGACGGCGGTGACCGCGGCGACGCCCTCGATGCCCCACGGTGTGCCGACGAAGAAGCCAGCGATGCCGATCGGGCGGCTCACGAGCGCCCAGCGCGCCCACTGCCACGCTCGCCCGGACGTCGCGTACAGCCATCCGTTGGTGTACCCGACGACACCCGCCAGTCCGGCGATCGAGAGCCACCGGAAGACGGGCACCGCCTCCGTCCACTGCGGACCCAGCATGATGGCGACGACGTCGTCGGCGAGGACGACGAGCACCAGGACGAGCGGCATGCAGACGTAGGAGAGCCCGGCGACGACCGTCAGGTAGTAGCGCCGATACCGCTCGTCGTCGCCCCACAGCGCCCCCAGTGTCGGGCGCATGACGTTGGCGACGGGCTGGAGAACCTGCTCGAGCGGCGCGTGGAGGAGGTTGTACGCCCGCGAGTACAGACCCACCGGCGGGGCGCCGAGGAACGCACCGATGACGACCGCGTCGGCGTTCTTCCCGACGTAGTTGACGAGGTGGAAGCTCGACACCCCGCCGCCGAAGTGGAGCATCCCGCCGATGCCGGAGCGCCGGCGCGGCGGTCCGGGCCGCCACGGCACCGCCGCCCACGCCAGCGCGACCCCGAGCCCGGTCTGGACGATGACCTGTATGACGAGCGCCCAGTAGCCCGCACCGAGAAGGGCGGCGGCGACGGAGGCGAGGATGCCGAAGACTACGGAGACGCCCTGCCGGATCGCGACCTGCCGGTACTGCAGGCGCCGCATGAGCAGGGCGTGGTGCTGGACGCCGAGCCCCGCGAGGGCGAACGACGTCGCCGTGGCGAGCGTGATGCCGAGGAGCTCCTCGCGGCCGAAAGCGAGCGCCACGAGCGGCGCGCTGGCCATGGCGAGAAGCATGAGGACGGTGCCGAGCGCGACGTTGAGCCAGAACAGGGTGCTCGACTGAGCGTGGTCGATGCGCGGACGCTGGATGACGGCCTCGCTGATGCCGAGCGTGCCGACGACCGTGACGAGCCCCGTGATGGCGGTGACGATGGCGACGAGACCGTAGTCGTCGGGGGACAGGATCCGCGCGAGGACGGGGATGCTCGCCAGGCGGACGGCGTAGGCGATGCCCTGGGTGCCGACGTTCCACGCGATGCCGCGGGCGCTGCGACCGCCGGCGCCCGCCATCTCCGGACGCTCGAGTGCGGCGTCGCGCGCCGCGTGGCGTGCCTCGCGGCGGGCGGCCTGCCGGGCGGCGGAGCGGGCACCGGCGCGCGTCCGGAAATCCGCCGTCACGCGGTGGGCGTCCGCGACGGGACACGGGCCAGCCAGACCTCCGCCTCGGCGCGCACGTCCTGCGGGACCTGCGCCGCGGCCCACCGCTCGGCGCGCTGCCGGAGCACACCGGGAGCGGCCGCGGCGACCGCGGCTCGGGCGATCAGGCGGGGTTCGCGCCGGCGCACCGCCAGGCCGGCGTAGGTGCGCGCAGCGTCCCAACGCCGCCCGGAGCGCAGCTCGAGGTCGCCCCAGATGAAGTCCCAGCTGTCGAAGTCGCCCTCCACGCCCTGCTCGGCCTGCAGCCGCTCGAGGCGAGGACGCAGGGCCGCCTTCGCGGCCCGGCCGTTGGCGGTGCCGCGGGACAGGCCGCCGCCGTGGACGAGGTAGCCGACAACAGGTCGGTCGACCACAGCGAGCGGCGCGACCAAGGAGACTCGGACCCACATCTCGTAATCGCCGTGGTGGCGCATGTCCTCGTCGAACCCACCGACCTCCTCGACCACGGAGCGGGCGACGACCGTGCCGGAGCCGCCGCCGGGGATGAGGTTGGTCGCGACCTGGCGGCGCTGCATGCCGGGCGGCGGGGGGGCCTGCCACGACAGGATGCGCAGGTCGTCGTCGACGGATACCGCGCCCGCCGTCACCCAGCCCGCTCCGGGCGTCTGCTCCACGGCGGCCAGCTGGGCGCTCAGCTTGTCCGGGGCCCACAGGTCGTCGTCGTCGAGATAGGCGACCCACGACGCCGTCGTGGCGGCGGCGCCGGCATTGCGCGCGGCGCACGGCCCCCCGTGCGGCCGCGGAGACGGCACCACCCGGAAGCGGGGGTCGCCGAGGGCATCGACGACGCGCTCGGCGACGCCGCCCTCGCCGTCGTCGACGACGACGACCTCGAGGTCCACGCCGGTCTGCCACGCGACCGTGCGCAGGGTGCGGTGGAGCAGGTCGGGACGGTCGTGCGTCGGCACGACCACGGCGACGTCCGCCCCCATCACGCCCTCCCGTCCGTTGCTGGCACGAGTCGAGAGTACGGGCGGCTGCCGAGAGCGGCGTCCGGCGGGGGCCTGGTCACCGCCGGGCCGGAGAACTCAGACGGGCTCCGGCTGTGGTGCGCCGTCGCGGAATCCGACCACCCGCGCCGGGGAGCCGACGACGATCGCACCGGCCGGGACGTCGCGGGTGACGACCGACCCTGCACCGACGATCGCCCCGTCCCCTATCGTCACGCCCGCCACGACGACGACCCGCACCCCGAGCCACGCACCGTCGCCGATGACGACGTCCCGCTCGCGCCGCGGCTGGTCCATGATGTGGGTCCCCCAATGGCTGCCGTAGTCGCTGGCGGTGATGAACACCTCGGGTGCCAGGACGCAGCCGTCGCCGAGTCTGATCCGACCGCTGCCGTCCCCGGCCCACAGCGCGGAACGCTCGCCGATGTACACCCGCTGGCCGACCGTGATGCGCTCGGCGTTGCGCAGGCTCACGTTCGGCGACATGTGCAGGTCCGGCCCGGCCGTGATCAGGCGGCGTTCCTCGACGTGCCCCCAGGCGTAGAGATGGACGAGGCGGAGAACGTGAAGCCACGTGCGGGGGTCCAGCAGACGGAGTGCGGCGCGTGTCGTGGTCGTCACAGAGGTCCCCTTCCCTGCCACGGCAGAGCAGGACCGTAGCCGGACCCGCTGGCGCTGACCAGGCCCGAGGCCGGGACCAGGCAGGTGCAGTGGGCGTCATGAGCGGGTACCGCCATCCATGCCGTCCCGCGCACCGAGTGGACCCGACGAAGCGCGCCACGTACTGTCGGAGCCAGCCACCGTTGGCCGGGTGGCGTCGACCACCCGTCTGGGTGGTTTTTCCTTTTTCCAGGAGGCCACGTGACGCACACGCTATCGGTCGTGGTGCCCGCGCACGACGAGGCAGAGGTCGTCGCCCGCTGTCTGTCCTTCCTCGCCGAGATGCCCGAGGGCGAGGTCCTCGTCGTAGTCGCAGCCAACGGCTGCTCCGACCGGACCGCGGCCGTTGCCCGTAGCGCCGCCGGCGACCGCCGCGACGTCGTCGTCCTGGACCTGCCGGAGCCCGGGAAGGTGCGCGCCCTGAACGCCGCGGACGAGGTGGCTGGTGACGTCTTCCCCCGCGTCTACCTGGACGCGGACGTCGTCGTCGACGCGGCCGCTTTGCGCGGGCTGCGCGACGCCCTCACCGCCTCCGACGCCCCGCGTGTCGCGGCCCCGGCGCCCCGCTTCCGGCTCGACGGCCGTCCGTGGCCGGTCCGTGCCTTCTACGACGTCTTCACGCGTCTGCCCTACGCCCGCGAGGGCCTCGTCGGGCTGGGCGTGTACGCGCTCAACGCTGCTGGCCACGCGCGCCTCGGCCACTTCCCCGACCTCGTCGCGGACGACCTCTATGTCCAGCGGCTCTTCGACGCCGACGAGCGGGTCGCGACCCCCGCGGCCTTCGACGTCGAGACCCCGCGGACGACGGCGGCGCTGGTGAGGGTCCGCACGCGTGTCGCGACGGGCAACGCGCAGCTCGCCGCGACGCACGCCGGCGACCGCTTCGCCAGCACGACCGGCGGCACGACGGCCGCGCTGCGCTCCCTCGTCCGCGAGCGGCCCGGGCGCCTGCCCGCCGTGCTCTGCTACGCGCTCCTGACGGTCGCCGCCCGCCTGCGGGCACGGCTCGGTGGTCGGGCCGCGACGGCCCGGTGGGAGCGCGACACGACGACGCGCGCCGCCGCGGAGGAGCCGGGGGGGACCGTGGGGTCCGGCGCCGAGCGCAAGGTGCGCCTGGACATGCTCGACTTCGACGCCGTGACGGCCGACGACGTCGTGGACCGGGTCGTCGCCGACGCCTCGTCGGGCCGAGGCGGGGTCATCGTCACCCCCAACATCGACATCATGCAGCAGTGCCGCGACCCCGAGATGGCGGAGGTGTTCCGCGCCGCCGACCTCGTCGTGGCCGACGGCGCCCCCGTCGTGCTCGCGAGCCGGCTCGTCGGGGACCCCCTGCCCGAGCGCGTCACCGGTTCGGGGCTGGTCCCCCTCCTCTCGCAGGCCGCCGCGGAGCAGGACCTGTCCGTGTTCCTCCTCGGCGCGGCCCCCGGTGTCGCCGACCGCGCCGCCGAGCGGCTGAGGGACGAGGCACCGGGCCTGGACGTCGCCGGCACGTACTGCCCGCCCCTCGGCTACGAGCACGACCCGGAGGAGCTGCGGAAGATCGACAAGGCCGTCACCGCCGTCGCCCCGGACATCGTCTTCGTCGCCCTCGGGGCGGGCAAGCAGGAGCGGCTGTCCCACCGGCTCGCCGACCTGCTTCCGGGCACGTGGTTCCTCGGCTGCGGCGCGGCCCTCACGATGGTCGCCGGCGAGGTGCCGCGGGCGCCGGGCTGGCTCCAGGGCCTGGGCGTCGAGTGGGTGCACCGGCTCGTCATGGAACCGCGCCGCCTCGCCCGCCGCTACCTCGTCGACGACGCGCCCTACGCCGTCCGGCTGCTGCTGTGGTCGGTGCGGAACTCCCGCCGCCGTCCCCTAGCGTCGACTGCGTGAGCCGACGCGTCGCCTACCTGACCGCCGTCTACCCCGCGCTCTCCTGCGCCTTCATCGACCGGGAGGTCGACGCCCTCCGCGCGGAGGGCCGTGAGGTCGTCACCTTCTCCGTGCGCCCGCCGTCGCCGACCGACCTGGGCACCGAGGCGGCGCGCGGGCGTGCGGCCGCGACGCCGACGATCCTCGGCGACGGGGTGCTTCCCGTGCTCGCCGCGGTCGCTCGCCTCGCGCTCCGCCGCCCAGGGGTGCTCGTGCGCGGGCTGCGGCGGGCGGTCGGGACCGGCGCACCGCGCCTGCGGAGCCGAGTGTGGCAGGTCTTCTACCTGCTTGAGGCGGTCCGGCTCCTCGAGCTCATGCGGGCCGCTGAGGTGCGGCACGTCCACGTCCACTTCGCGAACAACGCGGCCGACATCGCCAGGGCCGCGGTCGCGCTCGGCGGGGACCTCGACGGAGCGGGCTCCTGGTCGTGGTCGTTCTCTATGCACGGCCCGACCGAGCTCGAGGACCCGGTCGGCTTCGACGTGGCGGCCAAGGTCCGCTCGGCCGACTTCGTCGCCTGCATCAGCGACTTCTGCCGCAGCCAGCTCATGCGGTGGACGACGCCGCAGGAGTGGGACCGGCTCTACCTCGTGCGGATGAGCGTCGACGCCGAGCGCTACCGGCCGACCGAGAGACCGGATCGCGACCCGGCGGCGCCGTTGCGCGTGCTCTTCGTCGGGCGCCTCGTGCCGGAGAAGGGCCCGAGCGTGCTGCTCGACGCCGTCCGCCGGATGCCCGACGTCCCGCTGGAGGTGCAGGTCGTGGGCGCCGGCGACCTCGCCGACGATCTCGCCGCCGTCGTCGCACGGCATGGTCTGGGCGACCGGGTGCGTCTGGTCGGACCACTCGGCCAGGACGAGCTGCCGGCTCGTTACGGGTGGGCGGACGTGTTGTGCCTGCCGAGCTTCGCCGAGGGCCTGCCGGTCGTCCTCATGGAAGCCATGGCCACGGGTCTGCCCGTCGTCACCACCCCCATCGCGGGAGTGGGCGAGCTCGTCGAGGACGGTGTGTCCGGTCTGCTGTGCCCGCCCGGGCGGGCCGATTTGCTCGCCGCGTGCCTGCGCCGGCTCGCCGAGGACCCGGCCCTGCGTCGGCGCCTCGGCGCCCGCGGGCAGCAGCGGGTGCGCCAGGAGTTCCTCCCCGGCCCGAACGCGGCCGCGCTCGACGCGCTCCTGCCCGGCTGACCTGCCTGCCCGGCTCGACCTGCCTGCCCGGCTGACCTGCCTGCCCGGCTCGACCTGCCTGCCCGGCTCGACCTGCCTGCCCGGCTCGACCTGCTGCCCGGCTCGACCTGCTGCCCGGGTCGATCCGTTCCTCGCTCAGGCGGCGGCGAGCGGGAAGCGGCTGGCCCGGCGGGCGGCGAACAACTGCAGGAGCGGAAGCCACGTGCGCGGACGGCGCGCGAGCCACCCCAGCCTCGCTCGCGCCTCGCCGCTGCGACCGGCGCGCTGCGCGGCCCTGGCCTCGTCCCAGTGGACGCGGGCGTAGGCCTGCTGGCGCAGCCGGGCGTCCATCCAGGAGCTGGTGGCGTGGGAGTCGATGATGTCGTCGAAGCAGCGGCGCGTGGCGTCCCAGTCGCTCGAGGCCTGCGTGTCGTGCATGTGGTAGAGCACCGTCGGCCGCGGCAGCGCGACCCCCGGCGCGCGCTCCATGACGCGCAGCCACAGGTCAAGGTCCTGCGCGCGCGGCAGCGGCCGGAACCCGCCGACGCGGTTCAACAGCTCCCGGCGGACCATGGTGCCGCTCGTCGTGATGACGTTCCCGGGCACCAGTAGCCGCCTCGGGCTGAGCCGTAGCGGACGCCGCCACGCGTTGCCCATGACGAGGCCGGTCGTCGTCACCGACGGCGCGGTCACGAGACCCTCCCCCTCCCCGGCGGCGACGAGGAGCTCGAGGTGGCGCGGGAGCCACTCGTCGTCGGAGTCGAGGAAGGCGACCCACGTCGCGGTGGCGTGCGTGATGCCGGCGTTCCGGGCGCGCCCGCTGCCGCCGTTCTCCGGCATCCGCACGAGCGTGGCGCCGTGGGCGAGGGCGACGTCCGGGCTGGCATCGCTGCTGACGTCGTCCACGACGACGACCTCGGTCGGCCGGACGGTCTGCGTGGCGACGCTGCGCAGGGCCCGGTCGAGCATCTCCGCGCGGTCGCGCACCGGGACGACCACGGCCACGTCGACCGTCGGGCGCCCGTCCCTTGCCGGTACGTCCGGCGTCCGCTGCTCGAGCGTCATCAGTAGGCGCCCCGCGCCTGGAGAACGGCGACCACGGTCCGGGCGAGGATGCGCAGATCGAAGCCGAGCGACCAGTTCTCGACGTACCGGACGTCGAGGCGCGTCGACTCCTCCCACGAGAGGTCGGAGCGGCCGTTGACCTGCCAGAGGCCGGTGATGCCCGGCGGCACCAGCAGGCGCCGCATCGTCGTGGCGTCGTACTCCTCGACCTCGCTGGGCAGGGGTGGGCGAGGTCCCACTACGGACATGCTGCCGAGGGCGACATTGAGCAGCTGCGGGAGCTCGTCCAGCGACGTCCGCCGGAGGAAGCGGCCCACCCGCGTGACGCGCGGGTCGTCCTGCATCTTGAACAACGGACCGGCGCCCTCGTTGTCGCCGACGAGCGCCAGGAGCCGCGCCTCGGCGTCGGCGTGCATCGTCCGGAACTTGAGGATGGTGAAGGGCCGGCCGTTGCGACCAACGCGGACCTGCCGGAACAGGGCCGGCCCGGGGCTGTCGAGCCGGATCGCGAGCCCGACGACCAGGAACACCGGCGAGAGCACGAGCAGAGCCAGCCCAGCGGCGAACCTGTCGCCGAGCGCCTTGACGAAACGGCGGGGACCGCCGAGCTCGGGTGGGGAGAGGTGGACGACGGGAAGGCCGCAAACGGCCTCCAGTGACACTCTCGGGCCTACGGCCTCGACCATAGGCGGCGCGAGCGCCACTTCTCGGCCCTCGGCGTGGAGCGCTCGCTCGAGGACGTCGATCGCGGTGAGCCGCGCCCCGCCCGAAGGGGCTACGAGCACGAGGTCGGCGTGACTGCGCGCGGCGGCGAGGACGACGTCCTCAGGGCCGGACACGGGGTCCAGCAGCAGCAGGCCGTCCTCGGTGTCCAGGGCAGCGTGGCGCATGCCGCCGGGCTCGGCGGCCGCCACGACGTGCCAGCCGTGGTACCGGTTGCGGTGGATGCGTGCGGCAAGACGGACCGCCTCCTGAGGCTCCCCGACGACCAGAACACGTCGGCGGGTGACGCCGCCGGCGTGACGGCGCTGGAGCTGCTCCCGCATGATCGAGCGGGAGAGCAGGGTGAGGCCGAGCACGAGCGCGACCCCCACGATCCCTACGGGTGCCCAGACCTGCGGTAGGACCAGCCAACCAAGGGTGCCCATCACCGCCAGGGCGACGACACCGGAGACACTGACTCGGTAGTTCTCCGAGGCGCCGTGAACGAGGAAACGGTTCTCGTAGGCCCGGCCGAGCCCGAGGGCGCACACCCACACCGCGGCGACGAGAACGGAGGCGAGGAGCACCGCGACCGGGAAGCTCAATGGACCGGCGAGATTCCAGACCGCCTGCTGACCGACGATGACGGGCGCCAGGGAGCCGACCACGAGGGCGACGAAGAACGCCACCAACGCATCCGCCGCGGCGAGGGCCCGCACGTGCCGCCGATGGGTGGAGCCGAACACCGGTCGGGTCTCGTCCGCAGCGTGAGACACCGAGGGCACATAGGCGCCGACACGTTGGGCGTCACCCGCGCCAGAGGTGGAGGAGTTGGTGGCGGAGGCGGTCCGCACGTCGACAATCCGGGGTGCTACCTCGCCGGCGTCGATCAGCCGACTACCCGGCGCGTCAGCGCGCGACATCTCGTGCTGAGGGGCGCTCACGCACACCCTCGGCCGCGGTCTCGGTCGTGCATTCGGTTCCTCCTGGAAGGGCTGCTCCTTGCGGTCACGACGCCTCTTCCTCGAGCACGACCTACCCAGAGTGCCCCACGCACCGCGGTAGGTCCACCGCTCGCATGCACCGCTACCGCAGACGTCGATCACGTAGTACCCGAACGCGCGCCGACCATGCCGTCGGGAGCGGGACCCGCTCACGACCTTTCGCCCTGAAACCGCTCGCAGGCCCTGCACTCGCAGCAGGATCATCACGTGCAGAAGACCTTCGTGCCGCGTCTGCGGCGAGTTGAGGTCCGCGGCCGGACCGGTACCCCGACACGACAGGAGGAAGTGCGGACCTTCGACGTCTTCGAGACCGTGCTCGTGCGCATGATCTCGCCTCCCGCGGCTGTCTTCGACGTGGTGGGACGACGTGCCGCCTCGGTAGGGCTGCTCGACTGCTCACCGGCCGCCTTCGGACGAGCCCGCCAATGGGCCGAGGCGCGCGCCCTGCGATGGACGGGGGACCGCACTTCGCTCGAGGGCATCTACGCCGAGATGTGCCACGCCCTTCGGCTCGAGCCTGAGGTCGGCCAGCGGCTCGCGGAACTGGAGCTCGAGGTGGAGAGGTCGCTGCTGCGGACATGGCCAGCGGCTCGGCGAATGGTCGATGCGGAGCGTGCCTCGTCCGGCCGGGTCGTCTACGTCAGTGACATGTACCTGCCGGCACGCTTCATCGAGGACCAGCTACGGACCCACGGCCTCTTCACGGACGGCGACGCCCTTTTCGTCTCCCATGCCCATGGCGCCACCAAGCGCACCGGCATGCTGTTCCCGGCCGTCGCCGATGCGCTCGGCGTCCGAACGAGCGA
This window of the Aquipuribacter nitratireducens genome carries:
- a CDS encoding glycosyltransferase family 4 protein, with protein sequence MSRRVAYLTAVYPALSCAFIDREVDALRAEGREVVTFSVRPPSPTDLGTEAARGRAAATPTILGDGVLPVLAAVARLALRRPGVLVRGLRRAVGTGAPRLRSRVWQVFYLLEAVRLLELMRAAEVRHVHVHFANNAADIARAAVALGGDLDGAGSWSWSFSMHGPTELEDPVGFDVAAKVRSADFVACISDFCRSQLMRWTTPQEWDRLYLVRMSVDAERYRPTERPDRDPAAPLRVLFVGRLVPEKGPSVLLDAVRRMPDVPLEVQVVGAGDLADDLAAVVARHGLGDRVRLVGPLGQDELPARYGWADVLCLPSFAEGLPVVLMEAMATGLPVVTTPIAGVGELVEDGVSGLLCPPGRADLLAACLRRLAEDPALRRRLGARGQQRVRQEFLPGPNAAALDALLPG
- a CDS encoding glycosyltransferase family 2 protein, with product MTLEQRTPDVPARDGRPTVDVAVVVPVRDRAEMLDRALRSVATQTVRPTEVVVVDDVSSDASPDVALAHGATLVRMPENGGSGRARNAGITHATATWVAFLDSDDEWLPRHLELLVAAGEGEGLVTAPSVTTTGLVMGNAWRRPLRLSPRRLLVPGNVITTSGTMVRRELLNRVGGFRPLPRAQDLDLWLRVMERAPGVALPRPTVLYHMHDTQASSDWDATRRCFDDIIDSHATSSWMDARLRQQAYARVHWDEARAAQRAGRSGEARARLGWLARRPRTWLPLLQLFAARRASRFPLAAA
- a CDS encoding exopolysaccharide biosynthesis polyprenyl glycosylphosphotransferase — encoded protein: MAFFVALVVGSLAPVIVGQQAVWNLAGPLSFPVAVLLASVLVAAVWVCALGLGRAYENRFLVHGASENYRVSVSGVVALAVMGTLGWLVLPQVWAPVGIVGVALVLGLTLLSRSIMREQLQRRHAGGVTRRRVLVVGEPQEAVRLAARIHRNRYHGWHVVAAAEPGGMRHAALDTEDGLLLLDPVSGPEDVVLAAARSHADLVLVAPSGGARLTAIDVLERALHAEGREVALAPPMVEAVGPRVSLEAVCGLPVVHLSPPELGGPRRFVKALGDRFAAGLALLVLSPVFLVVGLAIRLDSPGPALFRQVRVGRNGRPFTILKFRTMHADAEARLLALVGDNEGAGPLFKMQDDPRVTRVGRFLRRTSLDELPQLLNVALGSMSVVGPRPPLPSEVEEYDATTMRRLLVPPGITGLWQVNGRSDLSWEESTRLDVRYVENWSLGFDLRILARTVVAVLQARGAY